The genomic stretch ACATTTGCTAAAATACCTGGTGCCCGCTGTTAACATATTCAGCCTTTATATAGCCAACGACTCCCCTCCTGAACTCCACACACTGACACTCCACATCAAACGTAGAAGCAAGAAGCGCGCATAGCCCACCATGCCTTGCACTCTCTCCACCCAAAGGGGGGCTCGCCCTGCTGAGGAGACGGCTGCGAAGCACGGCTGGTCCTCCCTGCCTGACGACCTCGTCATCCAAGTAGGCAATCGCCTCTTGGCAGACAGCGACATCTACAGCTACATGGACTTCCGCGCCGTCTGCACGAGCTGGAGCAGCGCCACCAAGGACAACGCCAAACCCGGCCGCTTCCAGCCCAGCAAGTGGGCGTTGATCGACCGGCACGACGACGTTCTCACGTTCGTGAGCGTCGAGACCGGCCGGTTCGTCGTCAAGAACATCCCCCTCCTCCGCAGGTACGGCTTCGTCGGCGCAACGGGGGGCGGCATGATCATCCTTGAGGAGCCAGTACCCCCCTACCAGGTTCGCGTGCTCAACCCCTTCACGGGATTATTCCTGCGTTTCAAGGCGTCCTTGCCCATCATCGGATGGGTTAGGGAGGCTACCCTGACGACATCCCCGGTGATGCTCTTCGTCTCCAGCGAAGTCGGTAAAATCATGTGGGCCGATCTGGATAGCGAGCACTTCCAACAGTTTGGGGTGGATTCCCGTAACACACCTCTGTCCATGACGCCCTTTGATGGCAAACTGTATCTCAGTGACCAGGAAGGATCCATCCTCTCATCCACTGTTCCTAGTGGCTCTGCGCAAACACTCTCGATGGCCACTACCATTCCTAGTGCTGTCGGAGGTCACCCTGCATGGTATTGTTATCTCGTGAAGTCCGGGGAGGAGTTGCTCCTTGTGTCAAGGCCATGGTACGAGATACATGGGAAACCAGTAGTCCGTAAGGTGGATACAGAGAACAATAAGCTTGAGGTGGTAACGAGCATTGGCAATCGAGCTCTCTACCTCAGTGATGTCAGGTGCCTCTCTGTCGACGCCAGCAAGTTCCAGGGCATCGAAGGTGGCTGCATCTACTTTGTAGATCCAGTCTCAACAGCAGGCAATGGCCAGGCTTCACTCATGACCACTTTTCGCGTCGCTGAACAAGTGCAGGACGACATCATATTTGATGTGGCTACTATGGCAGGTGGTTCCCGGCAGCCATTTACTCTTGCCCAAGTCTTCGCAAATTACTGCAGGTTCATCTACCGTTCTGAACGGGGCTCTAATTAACTGATCGACAGTGATGAAGAATTCTCATATGATGATTCCGAATCAGACGGAGTATCATCTAAAATCTGAATTGTGAGAAATGCAAGATGCACATGTAATATCTACTCTCTAGAGGAGGGAATATCCAAGTCTTGGCCATTCTAGTATACTATTTTTATATTTCATGCTGTTAGTTACTAGGTTTCTCTAGCTATCTAGCTAGCTCTATTTACTTTTATCCTTAGTTGGGCATTTTTCAATGCTGCAGAAAGTGTAATCTTCTTTGGGAGATGTAGTCATGGTTTAATATACTGTTTTAGCAATCACAGCTTTCAAATGCCATGATGAATTTAAATTTATAGTGCATTGGGGTATTTTATCTTGGAATGATGTTTTCGCGTTTTAATTGGTACCGTGGCATATAAACTACACTGTCACACGGAACATGAGACGAGGTGGTACGGTGTTCCAAATCTCGGGGTCGACATACCAAAATGGGGGACGGCAGTAGGGACGCATCCTGGTGTTTGGTCCTCGGCACGCTCGATGTGAGCTATCGAATTGGACCGAGTTAACGCGCGGCCAGTCGAACGCGTTACCCGTCCGTGCAGCGCGTGACCCCCTCCCCGCAATTCTGCACTCTGTGCCGCTGTTGCTatcttgtgtgtgtgtgagagagagagagatcacagAATTTCCCGAATTTTTCGCTAAGGGGAGTA from Setaria italica strain Yugu1 chromosome II, Setaria_italica_v2.0, whole genome shotgun sequence encodes the following:
- the LOC105913817 gene encoding uncharacterized protein LOC105913817, producing the protein MPCTLSTQRGARPAEETAAKHGWSSLPDDLVIQVGNRLLADSDIYSYMDFRAVCTSWSSATKDNAKPGRFQPSKWALIDRHDDVLTFVSVETGRFVVKNIPLLRRYGFVGATGGGMIILEEPVPPYQVRVLNPFTGLFLRFKASLPIIGWVREATLTTSPVMLFVSSEVGKIMWADLDSEHFQQFGVDSRNTPLSMTPFDGKLYLSDQEGSILSSTVPSGSAQTLSMATTIPSAVGGHPAWYCYLVKSGEELLLVSRPWYEIHGKPVVRKVDTENNKLEVVTSIGNRALYLSDVRCLSVDASKFQGIEGGCIYFVDPVSTAGNGQASLMTTFRVAEQVQDDIIFDVATMAGGSRQPFTLAQVFANYCRFIYRSERGSN